In the genome of Calothrix sp. PCC 6303, the window GGTGGTGGTGGTCGATGCCTTGATCCATCCTACCCTAGCGGTGGATGCCTATGTTGTGCAACAGCAACCGAAGAGTGTGCTGTGTACCCCGATTCTCAACCAGGGTAAACTCGTAGCGATTTTGTATTTGGAGAATCGCGTTACCGTTGGCGCATTTACCCGCGATCGCGTCCAACTACTCAATTTTCTCTGTACCCAAGCTGCAATTTCTCTGGAAAATGCCCGCCTCTATCAACAAGTTCAGAACTACGCACAACAACTTGAACAATCCCAACTGCAAATTGTCCAAAGCGAAAAAATGTCGGCTTTGGGCAATTTAGTAGCTGGTGTTGCCCACGAAATGAATAATCCTTTGGGCTTTATCTCTGCCAGTCTCAGACAAGCAAAACCCATATTTGCTGATATTACTGAACATCTAAAACTATATCAAGAGACTTTCCCCGAATCCAGTGATAATATTCTGGAACACGCAGAGGAAATTGACTTAGATTATAGTTTAGAAGATTTACCCAAAATAATTGATGGAATGGTGATGGCGTGCGACAGGTTGAAAAATATTAGCACCAGCTTAAGAACTTTTTCCCGTGCTGATACAGATTACAAAGTGTCTTTTAATATTCATGAAGGTATTGACAGTACAATTTTAATTCTCAAACATCGTCTCAAAGCTAACGAACAACGCCCATCTATTGAAGTAATTACAGAATATGGTAACTTACCCCAAATTCAATGTTTCCCAGGACAATTAAACCAAGTGTTCATGAATATTCTGGCAAATGCCATTGATGCTCTAGATGAATCAAATACTGGGCGAAGTTTCGCAGAAATTCAAGCTAATCCAAATAAAATTACCATTAAAACATCAATAGAAGATAAACAAGTTAAAATCTCAATTGCTGATAATGGTAAAGGGATGAGTGAATCAGTTAAACAAAAAATATTTGACAATTTATTTACTACCAAAGAAGTCGGTAAAGGTACGGGTTTAGGGTTGGCGATCGCTCGTCAGATTGTGATGGAAAAACATGGTGGAACTATCGAAGTCAATTCCACAGTAGGGAAAGGTACGGAATTTATCATCAAAATTCCTGTTTAAGTCTCAACATCCCAGCTAAAAAACTGATAGCGATCGCTATGATGGAAAGATAAGGGTAAAAGTCAGTTTACTGTTCAGTTATTTATTTACCAAGCGGGCAAAACCGGGTTTCTCTCGAAGATGAAAAGTTGTGATTTACTGAATTTTTTTTCAATGGGTGAGCTAGGTTTTAGTAGTACAAACGTATGAGTTGCCGATATACAACTTACTGAATTTATAAAAGTTATCAATATACAAAAATCACAATACAAACTTATTACATTTACAGCTACTCAAGGATGAGAGCGTGATTTATAGTTAACCGATGTGTCTCATCCAACAAAGTAAAATTATGAGACTGAGGTTTCTGTAGCTGCTGAAATTCCCCACAATGGTAAACCACCAATAATCATGTGCCAGCCTGTCGCCACCACAGGATCTACGTATTTGGTTACGTATCTAATCATGACTGTTCCCACTGCCTTGGATGTTCGCTCGTTCAGTTCCATGTAATTGGTGACGCTTGGTTGGATGTTATATGCACATAGTTAATTTTACCTAATTGTTGAATTTTGTGAAGAAACAATAAGGAGGCATGTTGAACTGAGGTTAATGGAAGCAAACTACGGGATGACAAAACTCCATTTTTTCTGATGGATGAGGTTTAGCCATAAATTTTCCCGCCTCGCGCTAGAGTAAATGTAACCACTGTTACTACTGTATATTTACGGGAAAATATCTATGTCGGGATTAACTAAAAACTTACTTCTGTCATTACTGCTAATTTCCAGCAATGGTGGACTAGGTTGGTTAATTAATCAATTACCAACTAAATCAGAATTAAAGTTATCCGACTCAACAATTTTGGGTTTAACAATTGGCTGTATATTTTTTCAAGTAATTCTGACTTTTATATCAAGTGATTCCCAACAGCAAAGTTCTACATCTACTGCTACATCTAATCAATCAACATCAAATAATTGGATAGGTGGATTTTTGCCTCTACTGGGAGGAGGTATACTAAGTATTTTTCTGTACCTCAAATTAGTTCCAACAGAATTTAGTTTAATAACTTCTTATGCATCATTGATAATGTTTGCTTTGGGAGCTATATTACCACCAGTGTTAATTTTACCGGAAAAGTGGCGTAAGTGGTTATTGTGGCTGATTCCAGGTTTCGGGATATTTTTGACAGTTCATCTAATATTGAAACAGCAACAATTTCCAGCAGTTGTATCATTAATTTTGACTGGGATTATTACAGTCATACTTGCTGCTAAAGATTTTTTTAAAATATTCATAACCGAACTTTCGGTAGTTTGGGAGGAATATCAGCGGCAAGGTGCTGTTAGTGCAGCGACTTGGATAAAAGATAAGTTTGAAGACGTTATTTCACCGTTTCAGCGTGACTATTACAAAGCTTTAGAATATAAATGTCGAGATTTTGAAACTCAAGGATTAGATAATGAGTGGACTTTGGAATTAAAAAATGTCTTTGTTCAGTTGAAAATATCGGCAAATAGCGCTAATAATGCTAGGCAAGACATAATACCTCAAAGTCTCAACCAAAATAGCGAAAAATCTATCTGGGATTTTTTAGCAGCTAATAAAAGTGGAGAAAACCAATTTAAGAAAATTGTAATTTTAGGTAGACCTGGTTCTGGTAAAACTACACTTTTGAGGCATTTGACATTAATTTATGCAACTAAACAAGAAACTAAGATCAATCCTCGACCGCCACAATTAATTCCTATCTTATTTTATCTGCGCGAAATTAGAGACGAAATTGCTAATCATCATCCATCTTTAGAAGATTTGATTAAACAGCATCTTGAAAAACTAAAAATAAATAATAAACCACTAAAAACACCCATTTATTGGTTACAGAAAAACTTATATAAAAATAGATTTTTAATTCTACTAGATGGGTTAGATGAAGTTGCAGATAAAAATCAGCGTCAGCAAGTCAGAACTTGGGTAGATAGGCAAATGGAAGCTTACCCCGACACCATATTTATTCTCACATCTCGTCCTAATGGCTATCGAGAATTACAGCGACAGGTTTCAGTTAATGAACTAGAAGTACAACCATTTAATCGCGGACAAATCGAAGAATTTTTGCATAGTTGGTATTTGCAAACGGAGATAAAAAGCCGTGCAGGACAAAGTGATGAAGGTGTAAAGCAAGCTGCAAAAGAACAAGCAAATAAGTTAATTAATCGCATTCAAGATTCACAAAATAGTCGCGCTATTGCGGCAATGGCTGTAAATCCTCTGTTGCTAACAATGATTGCCACAGTTCACCGTCGGGGAAATGTTTTACCGGGTAAAAGGGTTGAGCTTTATAAAGAAATTTGTCAAATTTTATTGGAAAAACGTCAACGTGCAAAAAATATACCGGATGCATTAACAGCTTCGCAGAAACAATCTTTTTTGCAAGAATTAGCACTTAAGTTAATGCAAAAAGAAGTGCGTGAATTTAATTTAGCTGAAGGTGTTGGTTATATTCAGCAACAATTGACTACATTACCGCAGCACTTTGCCAATGCTGAAGCTTTTATCAGACATATTCGGGATGATTGTGGGTTATTGGTAGAAAAAGAAAATGATATTTATGAATTTGCTCACTTGAGTTTTCAGGAATATTTAGCTGCGGTTGAGATTAAGGAGTCAAATCAAGAAGATATTTTAATTAGGAATATCAATAATTCCTGGTGGGCTGAAACTATTCGTCTTTATGCAACAGTAAATGATGCAACCAATTTGATTCGGGCTGTGATTAATATGCCTGTTCCTTCGATAAATGCATTTTTGGTAGTGGCAGATTATGAAGAGGAAGGTTGGCGAATTGATAATCAAGTAAGGCAGCAAATTAGTGAAAAACTTGATGCGGGATTGGAATCTGATGATTCGGAGATATTTAAGTTAGCTGCTGGGGTTAAGTTAGCAAAAAGATTAAATAATTTGGTGCGGGTTGATGAGAATGCTGAAGTTGATAATAGCTGTGTTACCTGTGCAGAATATAAATTATTTTTGTTAGAAAATGGACATAACCCACAGCAAAATTTGCTAACTCAAAGCTTTGTGAAAGGAACAGCAAAAAATATAGTTGATGACATCACTCTAGAAGATGCGAATCGGTTTTGTGTATGGTTAAGCTTAAAAGATACAAGTAATCAACTTGATAAATTGGCTACGTGGTACAGATTACCAACACTAAAAGAACGAAAGCAATACAATATACCAGAAGAAAATAAAACTAAAATTCGTTTGGTGAGGTGCAAATTACCTTTAAAATATAGTCAGCTTGCAAAATATTTAATGCGGGGTGAGTGGAGAGAAGCTGATGAAGAAACTTTTAAAGTCA includes:
- a CDS encoding GUN4 domain-containing protein; amino-acid sequence: MSGLTKNLLLSLLLISSNGGLGWLINQLPTKSELKLSDSTILGLTIGCIFFQVILTFISSDSQQQSSTSTATSNQSTSNNWIGGFLPLLGGGILSIFLYLKLVPTEFSLITSYASLIMFALGAILPPVLILPEKWRKWLLWLIPGFGIFLTVHLILKQQQFPAVVSLILTGIITVILAAKDFFKIFITELSVVWEEYQRQGAVSAATWIKDKFEDVISPFQRDYYKALEYKCRDFETQGLDNEWTLELKNVFVQLKISANSANNARQDIIPQSLNQNSEKSIWDFLAANKSGENQFKKIVILGRPGSGKTTLLRHLTLIYATKQETKINPRPPQLIPILFYLREIRDEIANHHPSLEDLIKQHLEKLKINNKPLKTPIYWLQKNLYKNRFLILLDGLDEVADKNQRQQVRTWVDRQMEAYPDTIFILTSRPNGYRELQRQVSVNELEVQPFNRGQIEEFLHSWYLQTEIKSRAGQSDEGVKQAAKEQANKLINRIQDSQNSRAIAAMAVNPLLLTMIATVHRRGNVLPGKRVELYKEICQILLEKRQRAKNIPDALTASQKQSFLQELALKLMQKEVREFNLAEGVGYIQQQLTTLPQHFANAEAFIRHIRDDCGLLVEKENDIYEFAHLSFQEYLAAVEIKESNQEDILIRNINNSWWAETIRLYATVNDATNLIRAVINMPVPSINAFLVVADYEEEGWRIDNQVRQQISEKLDAGLESDDSEIFKLAAGVKLAKRLNNLVRVDENAEVDNSCVTCAEYKLFLLENGHNPQQNLLTQSFVKGTAKNIVDDITLEDANRFCVWLSLKDTSNQLDKLATWYRLPTLKERKQYNIPEENKTKIRLVRCKLPLKYSQLAKYLMRGEWREADEETFKVMLQVAGRENQGYLDIEAIDNFPCEDLRIIDTLWVSASNGHFGFSVQKEIYQSLGGKREYNEKVWNAFCDRVGWKIGGSWLRYDDYTFNLNAPKRDTFLPLPLCDNAPAPVGKLFSSLAQKLVNCNI